A portion of the Micromonospora vinacea genome contains these proteins:
- a CDS encoding glycoside hydrolase family 3 protein, translated as MRNWRLRRGITALALALLALPAVPGTALAEPTYPFRDPHLPVNARVDDLLGRLTQDEKISWLHQYQPAIPRLGIGLFKTGTEALHGVAWSTDIDNNGAVVKARGTVFPQPVGMASTWNTDLIQQVGSAVGDEARGYHAQNPRVWGLNLWAPVVNLLRDPRWGRNEEGYSEDPLLTAAISTAYGSGMTGGDPNHLKSAPTLKHYLAYNNEVRRDVTSSNVPPRVLNEYDRAAFEPAIAADAATGMMAAYNLVNGRPATVDPDLATVVRGWTDQPLMNVTDAWAPNNLVASQGYYATQAEGNAAIIKAGLNSFITDDTNAQPTITAIKQALATGLLTQGDIDARIREILNVRFRLGEFDPGGGRYGGITPDVINSPEHQRLARQAAGEAMVLLKNQQQALPLDPARTRKVAVLGPLADTLYSDWYGGDLPYQVTALGGIRERLGSSASVSGLDGADRIALKDVSTGRYVSATGTTDADRVLGTGATPALVAQFDVVDWGQDVVTLRNAANGRYLGYNWGPFLTRDEQPNGWYVQQQFKLEPQADGTVVLRYVGYETKESWFGADTYVTVGDDGALKLGASTPAAATHFSREVISSGIDRAVAAAKAADTAVLVVGSNPFINGREAHDRTSTALSAGQEALVKAVARANPRTVLVLQTSYPVTIRWEQEHVPAIVWTTHAGAETGHAIADVLFGDRNPSGRLTQTWYRSDSQLPPDLLEYDIISSGQTYLYSRAKPLYPFGHGLSYTRFRYGQLRAGAQSVAADGTITASVDVTNVGSRAGTEVVQLYTHQRTSRDTTPIRQLKAFQQVKLAPGETRTVTLRLPAADLAHWDVTRSRWVVESSVHDLMVGASVEDIRARAAVRVRGETIPARDLSRPTRAENFDRYAGVRLVDETKPSGTAVGATAAGQWISFDGSALRAGARTFTATVARAGAGAGTVQIRLGSPTGRLLGTATVPSTGDDYRYVSTSTQLARAVGNHDVFLVFDSPLRLAEFSIR; from the coding sequence ATGCGGAACTGGCGCCTCCGGCGCGGAATCACCGCGCTCGCGCTCGCCCTGCTAGCCCTACCGGCCGTTCCCGGCACCGCGCTCGCCGAACCCACCTACCCGTTCCGAGATCCCCACCTGCCCGTGAACGCCCGGGTCGACGACCTGCTCGGCCGTCTCACCCAGGACGAGAAGATCTCGTGGTTGCACCAGTACCAGCCGGCCATTCCCCGGCTGGGCATCGGCCTGTTCAAGACCGGCACCGAGGCGCTGCACGGGGTGGCGTGGTCCACCGACATCGACAACAACGGCGCGGTGGTCAAGGCCCGGGGCACCGTCTTCCCGCAGCCGGTGGGTATGGCGAGCACCTGGAACACCGACCTGATCCAGCAGGTCGGCTCTGCCGTCGGCGACGAGGCGCGTGGCTACCACGCGCAGAACCCCCGGGTCTGGGGGCTCAACCTCTGGGCGCCGGTGGTCAACCTGCTGCGTGACCCCCGGTGGGGCCGCAACGAGGAGGGCTACTCGGAGGACCCGCTGCTCACCGCGGCGATCTCCACGGCGTACGGCTCGGGGATGACCGGCGGTGACCCGAACCACCTGAAGAGTGCTCCGACCCTCAAGCACTACCTGGCCTACAACAATGAGGTCCGGCGTGACGTGACCTCCTCGAACGTGCCGCCTCGGGTGCTCAACGAGTACGACCGGGCCGCCTTCGAGCCGGCCATCGCCGCCGACGCGGCGACCGGGATGATGGCCGCGTACAACCTGGTCAACGGCCGTCCGGCCACAGTGGACCCGGACCTGGCCACTGTCGTACGCGGTTGGACCGACCAACCGCTGATGAACGTCACGGACGCCTGGGCGCCGAACAACCTCGTCGCCTCGCAGGGGTACTACGCCACCCAGGCCGAGGGCAACGCGGCGATCATCAAGGCCGGCCTGAACAGCTTCATCACCGACGACACCAACGCCCAGCCGACCATCACCGCCATCAAGCAGGCCCTCGCCACCGGCCTGCTCACCCAGGGGGACATCGACGCCCGGATCCGCGAGATCCTGAACGTCCGGTTCCGGCTGGGTGAGTTCGACCCGGGCGGCGGCCGGTACGGCGGCATCACCCCGGACGTCATCAACAGCCCCGAACACCAGCGACTCGCCCGGCAGGCCGCCGGTGAGGCGATGGTGCTGCTGAAGAACCAGCAGCAGGCGCTGCCGCTGGATCCCGCCCGGACCCGCAAGGTGGCAGTGCTCGGCCCGCTGGCCGACACCCTCTACTCGGACTGGTACGGCGGCGACCTGCCGTACCAGGTGACCGCACTCGGCGGCATCCGCGAACGGCTGGGCAGCTCGGCCAGTGTGAGCGGGCTGGACGGGGCGGACCGGATCGCTCTGAAGGACGTGTCGACCGGCCGGTACGTCTCGGCCACCGGCACCACCGACGCCGACCGCGTCCTCGGGACCGGTGCCACCCCGGCGCTCGTCGCCCAGTTCGACGTGGTCGACTGGGGGCAGGACGTGGTGACGCTGCGCAACGCCGCGAACGGCCGCTACCTCGGCTACAACTGGGGGCCGTTCCTCACCCGCGACGAGCAGCCGAACGGCTGGTACGTCCAGCAGCAGTTCAAGCTGGAGCCGCAGGCCGACGGCACTGTGGTGCTGCGCTACGTGGGCTACGAGACCAAGGAGAGCTGGTTCGGCGCCGACACGTACGTGACGGTCGGTGACGACGGTGCCCTCAAGCTCGGCGCATCCACCCCGGCCGCCGCGACCCACTTCAGTCGCGAGGTGATTAGCAGCGGGATCGACCGGGCGGTGGCGGCGGCCAAGGCCGCCGACACCGCCGTGCTGGTGGTCGGCAGCAACCCGTTCATCAACGGCCGCGAGGCACACGACCGGACCTCCACCGCGCTGAGCGCCGGCCAGGAGGCGCTGGTCAAGGCCGTGGCCAGGGCCAACCCGCGGACCGTGCTCGTGCTCCAGACCAGCTACCCGGTCACCATCCGGTGGGAGCAGGAGCACGTGCCGGCCATCGTCTGGACCACCCACGCGGGCGCGGAGACCGGTCACGCCATCGCCGACGTCCTCTTCGGCGACCGCAACCCGTCCGGCCGGCTCACCCAGACCTGGTACCGCTCGGATTCGCAACTGCCACCGGACCTGCTGGAGTACGACATCATCTCGTCCGGGCAGACCTACCTGTACAGCCGCGCGAAGCCGCTCTACCCGTTCGGCCACGGGCTGTCGTACACCCGCTTCCGGTACGGCCAGCTACGTGCCGGTGCCCAGTCGGTCGCGGCCGACGGCACCATCACGGCCAGTGTCGACGTGACAAACGTCGGCAGCCGGGCCGGGACCGAGGTCGTCCAGCTCTACACCCACCAGCGCACGTCGCGGGACACCACCCCGATCCGCCAGCTCAAGGCGTTCCAGCAGGTGAAACTCGCCCCCGGGGAGACCCGTACGGTGACCCTGCGCCTGCCCGCCGCCGACCTGGCGCACTGGGACGTCACCCGCAGCAGGTGGGTTGTCGAGTCGTCCGTCCACGACCTGATGGTCGGGGCGTCCGTCGAGGACATCCGGGCCCGCGCCGCGGTCCGGGTCCGCGGTGAGACCATCCCGGCCCGCGACCTGTCCCGGCCCACCAGGGCGGAGAACTTCGACAGGTACGCGGGGGTCAGGCTCGTCGACGAGACGAAACCCAGCGGTACGGCGGTCGGCGCCACCGCGGCCGGTCAGTGGATCTCCTTCGACGGTTCCGCGCTGCGTGCCGGCGCGCGCACCTTCACCGCGACTGTCGCCAGGGCCGGTGCGGGCGCCGGCACCGTCCAGATCCGGTTGGGGTCGCCCACCGGTCGGCTGCTCGGCACGGCCACAGTGCCCAGCACCGGCGACGACTACCGGTACGTCAGCACCAGCACCCAGTTGGCCCGGGCCGTCGGCAACCATGACGTGTTCCTGGTGTTCGACTCCCCGCTGCGGCTGGCGGAATTCTCCATCAGGTGA
- a CDS encoding CotH kinase family protein, whose protein sequence is MTTRNTGLPVAALRAAGIAATAVFVAGLLVVSSPPAGAETVAATAAAQAAPPVAELLSGTPAADAAPAAADDLVGDITFSVPSGTFQGEVAVTLSSTVSGAQIRYTTNGQPPTAQSSLYSGPALRFTRTTQLRAQAFVGQTPTGAPGTAMYAAQNVTTAHDLPVVLIDSYGAGRPNREYFDATTMIFEPEGGGTTSLSAAPTLSTRAGFRLRGNSSATFEKTPFRVEFWDNENDDADYPVLGMPADSDWVLRGPFPDKALIREALVYDLGREMGLPAPRYAFAEFYLNTDAAPVGANDYMGVYMFMETIKNSKDRLDLKQLDEDDVTVPKIQGGYIWKFEWMAAEEPTLPCTGPAATCWNYLEVADPSPLQPQQREWLRGHLQEFNDVLHSSNFADPTTGYRKYIDVDSFINLMIVNELSREMDAYVRSSHFYKDRDSKIFAGPLWDFDLSFGVGGFFANDQVSGWQHQQTRQPSANDWFAQLLRDPAFVNQARSRWQTLRRGLLSDAALQTRINALATPLTNAAQRNFQRWPNLTAPTVSFFRTPTSPTWQGQVQVMRDWMLRRAAWLDSTAGWGGAVTTPPPTTPPPTTPPPTTPPPAAGCTATYAVTSQWTGGFQGEVRVTAGTAAISNWTVTWTFAGGQSVTQAWNATVTSQGSAVTARNVAYNGALGAGASTAFGFLGSSTGTPSTPTLTCTAS, encoded by the coding sequence ATGACCACCCGCAACACCGGTCTTCCGGTGGCGGCCCTTCGTGCCGCCGGGATCGCCGCCACCGCCGTGTTCGTCGCAGGTCTCCTCGTGGTGTCGTCGCCACCGGCCGGCGCCGAAACCGTCGCCGCAACCGCCGCCGCCCAGGCCGCCCCACCCGTCGCCGAACTCCTCTCCGGCACCCCTGCCGCCGATGCCGCACCGGCCGCAGCCGACGACCTGGTCGGCGACATCACCTTCTCCGTGCCCAGCGGCACCTTCCAGGGGGAGGTGGCGGTGACGCTGAGCAGTACGGTCAGCGGTGCCCAGATCCGCTACACCACCAACGGGCAGCCGCCCACCGCCCAGTCGTCGCTCTATTCGGGGCCGGCGCTGCGCTTCACCCGCACCACCCAGTTGCGGGCACAGGCGTTCGTCGGGCAGACACCGACGGGTGCGCCCGGCACCGCCATGTACGCCGCCCAGAACGTCACCACCGCCCACGACCTGCCGGTGGTACTGATCGACTCGTACGGTGCGGGCCGGCCCAACCGTGAGTACTTTGACGCGACGACCATGATCTTCGAACCGGAGGGCGGCGGCACCACGTCACTGTCGGCCGCACCAACGCTCAGCACCCGGGCGGGATTCCGGCTGCGCGGCAACTCGTCGGCGACGTTCGAGAAGACGCCGTTCCGCGTCGAGTTCTGGGACAACGAGAACGACGACGCCGACTACCCGGTGCTGGGCATGCCCGCCGACTCCGACTGGGTGTTGCGCGGCCCGTTCCCCGACAAGGCGCTGATCCGTGAGGCGCTCGTCTACGACCTCGGGCGGGAGATGGGGCTGCCCGCCCCTCGCTACGCGTTCGCCGAGTTCTACCTCAACACGGACGCCGCACCGGTGGGTGCCAACGACTACATGGGCGTCTACATGTTCATGGAGACGATCAAGAACTCGAAGGACCGCCTCGACCTCAAGCAGTTGGACGAGGACGACGTGACAGTGCCGAAGATCCAGGGCGGCTACATCTGGAAATTCGAGTGGATGGCTGCCGAGGAGCCGACACTGCCGTGCACCGGGCCGGCGGCCACCTGCTGGAACTACCTTGAGGTCGCCGACCCGTCGCCCCTGCAACCGCAGCAACGGGAATGGCTACGCGGTCACCTCCAGGAGTTCAACGACGTGCTGCACTCGTCGAACTTCGCCGACCCGACCACCGGATACCGCAAGTACATCGACGTCGACTCCTTCATCAACCTCATGATCGTCAACGAGCTGAGCCGGGAGATGGACGCCTACGTCCGCAGCTCACACTTCTACAAGGACCGGGACAGCAAGATCTTCGCGGGGCCGCTGTGGGACTTCGACCTCAGCTTCGGCGTCGGTGGATTCTTCGCCAACGACCAGGTGTCGGGGTGGCAGCACCAGCAGACCCGGCAGCCGTCGGCCAACGACTGGTTCGCCCAGTTGCTGCGCGACCCCGCGTTCGTCAACCAGGCCCGATCGCGCTGGCAGACGCTGCGACGGGGCCTGCTCTCCGACGCCGCGCTCCAGACCCGGATCAACGCTCTGGCGACCCCGCTGACCAACGCGGCCCAGCGCAACTTCCAACGCTGGCCGAACCTGACGGCACCGACGGTCAGTTTCTTCCGCACCCCGACCTCACCCACCTGGCAGGGCCAGGTCCAGGTCATGCGGGACTGGATGCTGCGACGTGCCGCCTGGCTGGACTCCACCGCCGGTTGGGGCGGTGCCGTCACCACGCCGCCACCCACCACACCGCCACCCACCACCCCACCGCCGACCACCCCACCGCCGGCGGCCGGCTGCACCGCGACGTACGCGGTGACCAGCCAGTGGACCGGCGGCTTCCAGGGTGAGGTGCGGGTCACCGCGGGGACCGCGGCGATCAGCAACTGGACCGTGACGTGGACCTTCGCCGGCGGGCAGAGCGTCACCCAGGCCTGGAACGCGACAGTCACGAGCCAGGGATCCGCGGTCACCGCCCGCAACGTCGCCTACAACGGGGCACTCGGTGCCGGCGCCAGCACGGCGTTCGGGTTCCTCGGCTCGTCCACCGGCACGCCCAGCACGCCGACGTTGACCTGCACCGCGAGTTGA
- a CDS encoding polyphosphate polymerase domain-containing protein: MSAEPLARLAPIALAEVIDRAALQSRVDRKYVIAVDELPPLLDQLTPYARVLDIDGGRSFRYESVYFDTPCLASYHCAAYRRRRRFKVRTRTYLDSAQCWLEVKISGARGRVTKHRLPYLAEERRTVRSGRGFVNEVLDRESILSNLIGSPLEPVLVTSYRRSTLLLPATASRVTIDTGLTWQDGDRTLRLPGIAVVETKTSSAPSPVDRALWQRGTRPVRISKYATGLAALRLDLPDVPWRRTLRRHFRADPSSALLELTVPTRSEQEASCA, from the coding sequence ATGAGCGCCGAACCACTGGCGAGGCTGGCGCCGATCGCACTCGCCGAGGTGATCGACCGTGCGGCGCTGCAGAGCAGGGTGGACCGCAAGTACGTGATCGCGGTGGACGAGTTGCCGCCCCTGCTGGACCAGCTCACCCCGTACGCCCGGGTGCTGGACATCGATGGTGGGCGCAGCTTCCGGTACGAGTCCGTGTACTTCGACACGCCCTGCCTGGCCAGCTACCACTGCGCCGCGTACCGGCGGCGCAGGCGCTTCAAGGTGCGGACCCGGACCTACCTCGACTCGGCGCAGTGCTGGCTGGAAGTGAAGATCAGCGGAGCGCGGGGACGGGTGACCAAGCACCGACTGCCGTATCTCGCCGAGGAGCGCCGCACCGTCCGGTCCGGGCGCGGGTTCGTCAACGAGGTGCTCGATCGGGAGTCGATCCTGTCCAATCTCATCGGCAGTCCGCTCGAGCCGGTGCTGGTCACCAGCTATCGCCGCTCCACTCTGCTGCTGCCGGCGACTGCGAGCCGGGTCACCATCGACACCGGGCTCACCTGGCAGGACGGTGACCGCACCCTGCGACTGCCCGGCATCGCCGTGGTCGAGACCAAGACCAGCTCGGCCCCTTCGCCTGTCGACCGCGCGCTGTGGCAACGCGGGACCCGGCCCGTACGCATCTCGAAGTACGCCACCGGTCTCGCGGCTCTCCGCCTGGACCTTCCCGATGTGCCGTGGCGGCGGACGCTACGCCGCCATTTCCGCGCCGACCCGTCCTCGGCGCTCCTGGAGTTGACAGTTCCCACCCGATCAGAACAGGAGGCATCGTGCGCATGA
- a CDS encoding DUF4956 domain-containing protein, with translation MSQLVLFAIDICAVALLVFGLYFPRHRRRDLVVAYLGVNVGVLAVASALSASDVGAGLGLGLALFGVLSIIRLRSTELDQHEVAYYFSALALGILGALSTTSVWLSGGLMALIVAVMFVGDHRRLLRHYRHQIMVLDSAVTDHVALVAQLEQLLNARVHNAIVQRLDMVNETTVVDVRYSVARRSTAAGTSKSVRAGALR, from the coding sequence ATGTCGCAGCTCGTCCTGTTCGCGATCGACATCTGCGCGGTGGCGCTGCTCGTCTTCGGGCTCTACTTCCCCCGGCACCGCCGACGTGACCTGGTCGTCGCCTACCTGGGGGTCAACGTCGGCGTCCTCGCGGTTGCGAGCGCGCTGAGCGCCAGCGACGTGGGTGCCGGGCTCGGGCTGGGGCTGGCGCTGTTCGGGGTGCTCTCCATCATCCGACTGCGGTCGACGGAGCTCGACCAGCACGAGGTCGCGTACTACTTCTCCGCTCTCGCACTGGGCATCCTCGGCGCACTCAGCACCACCTCGGTCTGGCTCAGCGGAGGCCTGATGGCACTCATCGTCGCCGTGATGTTCGTCGGTGATCACCGACGGCTGCTCCGGCACTACCGGCACCAGATCATGGTGCTCGACTCCGCCGTCACCGATCACGTCGCTCTCGTGGCCCAGCTGGAGCAACTGCTCAATGCCCGGGTGCACAACGCCATCGTCCAGCGACTCGACATGGTCAACGAGACCACAGTGGTCGACGTCCGGTACTCGGTCGCCCGGCGCAGCACGGCGGCCGGCACCAGCAAGTCGGTCCGGGCCGGGGCGCTCCGATGA
- a CDS encoding RICIN domain-containing protein encodes MSVLAAAALVAAMLPAVLTNQLPASAAVQATYYVAPDGNDANPGTIQSPFKTVERARDVVRTINSTMSGDINVYLRGGRYPVTSTVEFGASDSGNNGFRVAYAAYPGETPVLDGGVPVTGWSQHTGNIWKAPLDRANKLRALYVNDKRAFMASKTISSAGCYGTYNITANQAAWAWESGSQCDGAKYSLNDFPAVARNQDDIEIETGTTWTTAIVGVRQVTTSSDGANRVALFQQPGAAIAQGAFNGNAQVGGTHKLMNAYEFLDAPGEFYFDKGTRTLYYYKASSENMSTATVYAPNNVSTVLRVAGTSTSSHARNITFSGLTVQHSDWNLVNVAGSVLKQAQQGNLSANVYAKGNFHVYHYRNVDVVPGIVQVQNADGILLQRNRIQHTGADGISMVNDVQGTQLIGNHTNDIAGSAILIGHPQHVYIGDGTSTNREKYSASVEGLPKNIDIKNNYLYDSAVLFNGHSPISAYFADTLTIQRNRIEKTPWSGITLGWGWWNFDGSSGSIVPNRPTTTARNNTISYNHIIDTVQRLSDTAPIYTLGSQPGTTITNNYLQGVPSGHKYGLHPDEGSAFITFRDNVLSIDKNVTWMINSDDFGRKHDLSITQIYGPINKVSNKNLPNSTVADILVSSDYVWPAAAYGIAANSGLEDAYRDIIPASNLSAPNYVLPASTFVASATASIPIRSIGDATRSVWLAPSGTTTFTAGATMTRAAGTATSIAVPATQGEYRLFVVDAQGNRSAESTSIVRQQQGGGSGTGSGQLVGGQSGRCAEVPNSSTTNGTQTQLWDCSTGANQRWTHTASKQLTVYGNKCLDASGAGTANGTAVIIWDCHGGLNQQWNVNANGTVTNAQSGLCLDANGAATANGTKLILWSCNGGTNQRWTLRS; translated from the coding sequence ATGTCAGTGTTGGCGGCGGCGGCGCTTGTCGCCGCCATGCTGCCGGCAGTGCTGACGAACCAACTACCGGCCTCGGCCGCAGTCCAGGCAACCTACTATGTTGCCCCGGACGGTAATGACGCCAATCCGGGGACCATTCAATCGCCGTTCAAGACGGTTGAACGCGCGCGGGACGTGGTTCGCACGATAAATTCGACAATGAGTGGTGACATCAACGTGTATCTCCGCGGCGGGAGATACCCGGTCACCAGCACCGTCGAGTTCGGTGCCAGCGACTCCGGAAACAACGGGTTCCGGGTCGCCTACGCCGCCTACCCCGGCGAGACGCCGGTCCTCGACGGCGGCGTCCCGGTGACCGGATGGTCCCAGCACACCGGCAATATCTGGAAGGCGCCGCTCGACCGCGCCAACAAACTGCGGGCGCTCTACGTCAATGACAAGCGCGCGTTCATGGCGTCGAAGACGATCAGCTCGGCGGGCTGTTACGGGACGTACAACATCACTGCCAATCAGGCCGCGTGGGCCTGGGAATCTGGCTCGCAGTGCGACGGCGCAAAATACAGCCTGAACGATTTCCCTGCCGTCGCCCGCAACCAGGACGACATCGAGATCGAGACGGGCACGACCTGGACCACTGCCATCGTGGGCGTCCGCCAGGTGACCACGAGTTCCGACGGCGCGAACCGGGTCGCCCTCTTCCAGCAACCAGGCGCGGCCATCGCGCAGGGCGCGTTCAACGGCAATGCCCAGGTCGGTGGAACCCACAAGCTCATGAACGCGTACGAGTTCCTGGACGCCCCCGGTGAGTTCTACTTCGACAAGGGCACCCGGACGCTCTACTACTACAAGGCCAGTTCCGAGAACATGTCGACAGCGACGGTCTACGCGCCGAACAACGTCTCCACCGTGCTGCGGGTCGCCGGCACCTCGACGAGCAGCCACGCGCGCAACATCACCTTCTCCGGCCTGACGGTGCAGCACTCCGACTGGAACCTGGTCAACGTCGCAGGCTCGGTCCTCAAGCAGGCGCAGCAGGGCAACCTGAGCGCGAACGTGTACGCAAAGGGCAACTTCCACGTCTACCACTACCGCAACGTCGACGTGGTTCCCGGCATCGTCCAGGTGCAGAACGCCGACGGGATCCTCCTGCAACGCAACCGGATCCAACACACCGGTGCCGACGGGATCAGCATGGTCAACGACGTGCAGGGCACACAGTTGATCGGCAACCACACCAACGACATCGCCGGGTCCGCGATCCTCATCGGCCATCCCCAGCACGTCTACATCGGGGACGGCACGTCGACCAACCGGGAGAAGTACTCGGCGTCGGTCGAGGGGCTACCGAAGAACATCGACATCAAGAACAACTACCTCTACGACAGCGCGGTTCTGTTCAACGGGCACAGCCCCATCTCCGCGTACTTCGCCGACACCCTCACCATCCAGCGAAACCGGATCGAGAAGACCCCGTGGTCCGGCATCACGCTCGGCTGGGGCTGGTGGAACTTCGACGGGTCGTCGGGCTCGATCGTGCCGAACCGGCCGACCACGACGGCGAGGAACAACACCATCAGTTACAACCACATCATCGACACGGTGCAGCGCCTCAGCGACACGGCCCCCATCTACACGCTCGGAAGTCAGCCCGGGACCACCATCACCAACAACTATCTCCAGGGGGTTCCGTCGGGCCACAAGTACGGACTGCACCCGGACGAGGGATCGGCGTTCATCACGTTCCGCGACAACGTGCTGAGTATCGACAAGAACGTCACCTGGATGATCAACTCGGACGACTTCGGCCGGAAGCACGATCTGAGCATCACGCAGATCTACGGCCCGATCAACAAGGTCTCGAACAAGAACCTGCCGAACAGCACCGTCGCCGACATCCTCGTCTCCTCCGACTACGTCTGGCCGGCGGCGGCGTACGGCATCGCCGCGAATTCCGGCCTTGAGGACGCGTACCGGGACATCATTCCGGCGAGCAATCTCTCCGCACCGAACTATGTGCTGCCGGCCAGCACCTTCGTCGCCAGTGCCACCGCGTCGATCCCGATCCGGAGCATCGGCGACGCCACCAGGTCGGTCTGGTTGGCTCCGTCCGGCACGACCACCTTCACCGCCGGGGCGACGATGACCAGGGCGGCCGGCACCGCCACGTCCATCGCCGTGCCGGCCACTCAGGGCGAGTACCGGCTCTTCGTCGTCGACGCACAGGGCAACCGGTCGGCCGAGTCGACATCGATCGTCCGGCAGCAGCAGGGCGGTGGCAGCGGTACGGGGAGCGGGCAACTCGTGGGTGGCCAGTCCGGCCGCTGTGCCGAGGTGCCCAACTCCTCGACCACCAACGGCACCCAGACCCAACTCTGGGACTGCTCCACCGGCGCCAACCAGCGGTGGACCCACACCGCCAGCAAGCAGCTGACCGTGTACGGCAACAAGTGCCTGGACGCTTCCGGGGCGGGCACTGCCAACGGCACCGCGGTCATCATCTGGGACTGCCACGGCGGGCTCAACCAGCAGTGGAACGTCAACGCCAACGGCACGGTGACGAACGCCCAGTCGGGGCTCTGCCTCGACGCCAACGGTGCCGCCACCGCCAACGGCACGAAACTCATCCTCTGGTCCTGCAACGGCGGCACGAACCAGCGGTGGACGCTGCGTAGCTGA
- a CDS encoding DUF1996 domain-containing protein, translating into MSYESPPPSRHRLPGWPARNKLGVAAGVAVLLVVAAGGVYLGNGGVTPEPSNAANALQYPSPSAGQPRSDAATSESAPPTVPPTPSTGTTPSTAVAPKIPATGWIPVDRAAWKAQADAYRALKVDPVPSGVGNLPEFRADCQYSHRLPDDPIVAPGLPGASHMHSFVGNKAVDANTVAGDLTTFTATSCKPVQDHSAYWVPTLYDNATGKPVETTGFRVYYRSLAKNSTGQMPMPNGLRMISGDAKKKKPTPRGATGQFYCAFYGPGDLDGIARSTNGNWPICGGDATLHFMMQFPDCWDGKHLDSPNHKDHVAYGSGNSCPTSHPVRIPAITFDIQYPAKGTPAGYYLSSDKEGKSASSMHGDAFVMWDVNTMNKRTRNCVQGRRTCDNYGYQK; encoded by the coding sequence GTGTCGTACGAGAGCCCGCCGCCGTCCCGTCATCGCCTTCCGGGGTGGCCGGCCCGCAACAAACTCGGCGTGGCCGCCGGAGTGGCAGTCCTGCTCGTCGTCGCGGCCGGGGGCGTGTACCTGGGCAACGGTGGGGTGACGCCCGAGCCGTCGAACGCGGCCAACGCCCTGCAATACCCGTCGCCGTCGGCCGGGCAGCCACGGTCCGACGCGGCGACGTCGGAATCCGCGCCGCCGACGGTTCCCCCGACCCCATCGACCGGCACGACACCGTCGACAGCCGTCGCGCCGAAGATCCCCGCTACCGGCTGGATTCCCGTCGACCGGGCGGCCTGGAAGGCGCAGGCCGACGCGTACCGGGCGTTGAAGGTCGACCCCGTCCCGTCCGGTGTGGGCAACCTGCCGGAGTTCCGGGCGGACTGCCAGTACAGCCACCGGCTACCTGACGACCCGATCGTGGCCCCCGGCCTACCGGGCGCGTCACACATGCACTCGTTCGTCGGCAACAAGGCCGTCGACGCGAACACCGTCGCCGGCGACCTGACGACGTTCACTGCCACCTCCTGCAAGCCCGTCCAGGACCACTCCGCCTACTGGGTGCCCACGCTCTACGACAACGCGACCGGAAAGCCTGTCGAGACCACCGGATTCCGGGTCTACTACCGCTCGCTCGCAAAGAACTCGACCGGCCAGATGCCGATGCCCAACGGCCTGCGCATGATCTCCGGTGACGCCAAGAAGAAGAAGCCGACGCCGCGCGGCGCGACCGGCCAGTTCTACTGCGCCTTCTACGGCCCCGGTGACCTCGACGGCATCGCCCGCAGCACCAACGGCAACTGGCCCATCTGCGGAGGCGACGCGACGCTGCACTTCATGATGCAGTTCCCGGACTGCTGGGACGGCAAGCACCTGGACAGCCCCAACCACAAGGACCATGTGGCGTACGGCAGCGGCAACTCCTGCCCGACCAGCCACCCGGTGCGGATCCCGGCGATCACCTTCGACATCCAGTACCCGGCCAAGGGCACCCCGGCCGGTTACTACCTCTCCTCCGACAAGGAGGGTAAGAGCGCCTCGTCGATGCACGGCGACGCGTTCGTGATGTGGGATGTCAACACCATGAACAAGCGCACCAGGAACTGCGTCCAGGGACGCCGGACCTGCGACAACTACGGCTACCAGAAATAG